From Draconibacterium halophilum, one genomic window encodes:
- the fabF gene encoding beta-ketoacyl-ACP synthase II, with product MEFKRVVITGVGTVNPLGNSVEEYWENLKNGVSGAGPITHFDPALHATKFACELKNFDPLQYMEKKEIRKYDLYTQYAFASTAQAIEDCGLDLEKVNGDRVGVIWGAGIGGLETFHKEVRAYKEERPRFSPFFIPKMIANIAGGLVSIKYGFRGPNYTTVSACASASHALIDALNNIRLGKADIILTGGSEAGVNEAGIAGFNSMRAISTRNDDPKTASRPFDKDRDGFVMGEGSAAFIVEEYEHAKARGAKIYAELAGGGMSADAYHMTAPDPEGRGAGLVMKWALEDAGLTTKDVDYINVHGTSTPLGDIAEPKAIGKLFGEDAYNLSISATKSMTGHLLGAAGAVEGLASVLAMQEGIVPPTINHFTPDPEIDEKLDFTFNKAKKRDINVAISNTFGFGGHNATVVFKKL from the coding sequence ATGGAATTTAAACGGGTAGTAATAACCGGTGTTGGAACCGTTAATCCTTTAGGGAATTCCGTTGAAGAGTATTGGGAGAATCTAAAGAATGGAGTAAGCGGAGCTGGGCCTATAACCCACTTCGATCCTGCGCTTCATGCTACTAAATTTGCATGCGAGCTTAAAAACTTTGATCCTCTCCAGTACATGGAGAAAAAGGAAATCCGCAAATACGATCTGTATACGCAGTATGCATTTGCAAGCACGGCTCAGGCTATTGAAGACTGTGGCCTCGATCTGGAAAAAGTTAACGGTGACCGAGTAGGCGTTATTTGGGGTGCAGGAATTGGAGGCTTAGAAACTTTCCACAAAGAAGTTAGAGCTTACAAAGAGGAGCGTCCTCGTTTTTCTCCGTTTTTTATCCCTAAAATGATTGCAAACATTGCAGGTGGATTAGTTTCAATAAAGTATGGATTCAGAGGGCCGAACTACACAACTGTTAGTGCCTGTGCATCAGCATCTCACGCATTGATCGACGCTTTAAACAACATTCGTTTGGGAAAAGCCGACATCATACTCACCGGAGGTTCTGAAGCAGGTGTTAACGAAGCTGGTATAGCCGGATTCAACTCAATGAGAGCTATTTCAACACGTAATGACGATCCAAAAACTGCTTCGCGCCCATTTGATAAAGACCGTGATGGTTTTGTTATGGGTGAAGGTTCTGCAGCATTTATAGTTGAAGAATACGAACATGCGAAAGCGCGTGGAGCAAAAATTTATGCAGAACTTGCAGGTGGTGGAATGTCGGCCGATGCTTATCATATGACTGCTCCTGATCCCGAGGGACGAGGTGCAGGTTTGGTTATGAAATGGGCATTGGAAGACGCAGGGTTGACAACTAAAGACGTTGATTACATTAACGTTCACGGTACTTCAACTCCACTTGGCGATATTGCAGAACCTAAGGCTATTGGAAAATTGTTTGGTGAAGATGCTTATAACTTAAGCATCAGTGCAACCAAATCAATGACTGGTCACCTTTTGGGTGCCGCTGGAGCTGTTGAAGGTCTTGCAAGTGTTCTTGCCATGCAAGAAGGCATTGTACCACCTACAATCAACCACTTTACACCAGATCCTGAAATTGACGAAAAGTTGGATTTCACATTCAACAAAGCCAAAAAAAGGGATATCAATGTTGCTATTAGCAATACATTTGGTTTTGGTGGACACAATGCAACAGTAGTTTTCAAAAAACTATAG
- a CDS encoding ribonuclease III family protein — MVRRIVQRVKLFSSDRKEFYLFLKNLLGFYPQNLRLYDLAFIHKSASMVDSQGNFVNNERLEYLGDAILGLLLPIFYTTVSRRKTRVF; from the coding sequence GTGGTTAGAAGAATAGTACAACGAGTAAAACTCTTTTCGTCTGATCGAAAAGAGTTTTATTTGTTTTTAAAAAACCTGTTGGGATTTTACCCTCAGAATTTACGTTTATACGATCTTGCCTTTATTCATAAGTCGGCATCAATGGTCGATTCGCAGGGCAACTTCGTAAACAACGAGCGTTTAGAGTACCTTGGCGATGCTATTCTGGGGCTATTATTGCCGATTTTTTATACAACCGTTTCCCGCAGGAAGACGAGGGTTTTTTAA
- a CDS encoding ribonuclease III family protein, producing the protein MADFLYNRFPQEDEGFLTKTRSKLVNRSILTQLTHEMGLHIFIDSNTTKTIDKSHIYGDALEALIGAIYLDKDYKAAKYFVTKKILPQFVDLNEIEQEDSNFKSQLIEWSQKNKREIVFETTEETDEKMKQPKFKAVVKIDNKEVGKGMGTSKKEAHQNAAQETLKKLDQL; encoded by the coding sequence ATTGCCGATTTTTTATACAACCGTTTCCCGCAGGAAGACGAGGGTTTTTTAACTAAAACCCGTTCAAAACTGGTAAACCGTTCCATTCTCACCCAGTTAACACACGAAATGGGATTGCATATTTTTATCGATTCCAATACTACAAAAACCATCGACAAAAGCCACATTTACGGCGATGCACTTGAAGCGCTTATCGGTGCCATTTACCTCGACAAAGATTATAAAGCGGCTAAATATTTCGTTACTAAAAAAATTCTTCCGCAATTTGTCGATCTGAATGAAATTGAGCAGGAAGACTCGAATTTTAAAAGCCAGTTGATTGAGTGGAGCCAGAAAAACAAGCGTGAGATAGTGTTTGAAACCACCGAAGAAACTGACGAGAAAATGAAACAGCCAAAATTTAAGGCGGTGGTAAAAATTGACAACAAGGAAGTTGGAAAAGGCATGGGAACGTCGAAAAAAGAAGCCCACCAAAATGCGGCACAAGAGACATTAAAAAAGTTGGACCAACTGTAA
- a CDS encoding lipid-A-disaccharide synthase N-terminal domain-containing protein has product MESILIIGLGFFAQGLFFIRTIAQWFKSEKEGVVISPVIYWQISLAASIMMLTYGILRHDFAIVMGQSLVYGIYIRNLQLKNVWTKMYWAIKVLALLIPTAYWVWLLTSGNFANILHNKNVSLFWMIWGTAAQVVFISRFFYQWIHSENRKESLFPLGFWIISTCGSLMIFTYSIIRLDPVLFAAHSLGLFTYIRNISLHYGKSSLFDKLNKIPVLNKVIGKVSDKIK; this is encoded by the coding sequence ATGGAAAGCATTTTAATTATAGGACTTGGTTTTTTTGCCCAGGGATTATTCTTTATCCGCACTATTGCGCAATGGTTTAAATCGGAAAAAGAAGGTGTAGTAATATCGCCGGTAATTTACTGGCAAATTAGCCTGGCAGCTTCAATAATGATGCTAACCTATGGTATTCTTCGCCACGATTTTGCCATTGTTATGGGGCAATCGCTGGTGTATGGCATTTATATTCGCAACCTACAGTTAAAAAATGTGTGGACCAAAATGTACTGGGCAATAAAAGTACTGGCGCTGCTTATTCCTACAGCTTATTGGGTTTGGCTGCTTACCTCTGGCAACTTTGCAAATATACTTCACAACAAAAATGTATCGCTTTTCTGGATGATTTGGGGAACTGCCGCACAAGTGGTTTTTATCTCCCGCTTTTTCTACCAGTGGATCCATTCCGAAAATAGAAAAGAATCGTTATTCCCACTTGGCTTCTGGATTATCAGCACCTGTGGTTCGCTTATGATTTTCACCTATTCTATTATTCGGCTCGATCCGGTGCTTTTTGCAGCCCACAGTTTGGGACTGTTTACCTACATTAGAAACATTTCGTTGCACTACGGCAAAAGCAGTTTATTCGACAAGCTGAATAAAATTCCGGTACTGAATAAAGTTATTGGTAAGGTTTCGGATAAAATTAAATAG